ACACGACTTCTTTTATCTTGTAATGGGTAGAGGTTACTTCCTGCCCCAGCGCATAGGTAGGGGTAGATGGTGTACCCAGCGACTTAAGCTATTCCCACAGAATGAAAGGCTTAAAGAAATCCAGCCTTCTCATATGCTAGTAGGTACAAGACTTGATGAGTCCCAGACCAGAAGAGAGTCTATGGAAAAATGGTCTGCTGATGATGAGTTTAACGCTAGGATGGGTGAACACGCTCAGATAAGCACGATCACAACATTCATGCCTATAGCGAATTGGAGTGTGGAAGATGTTTGGGCATACCTTACACTCAATGGACTTGGATGGTCTAGCTCAGTTGAAGTCAGGACTTTATACAAGGATGCTACAGGTGAATGTGGATTCTCCAACCCTAAAGGGGTAGAGAAAAACACAGTTGAAGCATGTGGGGCAAGGTTTGGATGCTGGACTTGTCCAGTTGTCATGAAAGACCAGTCCACTGAGAAAATGAGTGAGACTTATGAGTGGATGCAACCCCTAGCTGAGTGGAGAAAGCTACAGCTTATGGTCTTTGGTGATTATATCCCTAAACGACCAGAGGGAATGACCAAGAAAGAGCGAGGCACACAGCTTAGGAAGTGGGAAGCAATCATGGCTGATGTTAAGCTCATTACTAAGTCTGGTCACAAGCGTAATGGCAACATTATGAAGGACAAGCACACAGGAGAGCATAGACTAGATCAAGGAACGATCACAGTTGAAGCTAGGAAATATTTATTCGACAAGCTCATGGAAACTGAGCAATTAGTGAACAGGATGAGGGAACTTGAAAACCTACCACCACTTGAGCTAGTGAGGGAAGAAACCAAAGAGCTAATCAAGGAACAGTGGGAACATGATGAGAAAGAAGCACCTTGGCTAGTGAGCAATGAGTCAGGTCGAAGCATCAAAGAGCTTGATGAAATATTAGACATGTAGGGCTATTTTTTTTAGTCCTCCTGTCATCTTTAAGATTACACAACACAGGAGAGGTAGGATGAGCTTAGACACGAAGAGTATAGAAAACCAGATCATGCACTATTCCTTAAAGAATATTAGCTTTTCTTTTCCACCCACTGAGTTTGGGAAAGGAGTATCAAGAGGCATAAGCGCATATGGAGAGTTGAGAGAAGAGAATCCCTATAGCATACCAACAGAAGAGCAATTCACTGATCTGTTCGTACAAAAGACCTTGCCCTTATTCGAGGTTAGCAAGGTGGGCATGGACTATCAGAGGTATAAGGTAGGGCTACAAGCCAGAGCAAAGAGAGCTTATAA
This Halobacillus litoralis DNA region includes the following protein-coding sequences:
- a CDS encoding phosphoadenosine phosphosulfate reductase domain-containing protein; translation: MSLVEEKKDWKVLKAEAMAHLHRLYFDETDDRPWAVAWSGGKDSTTVLGLIVEFLESLPPERRHREVYAVMSDTKMENPNLEAYMHNQVSLLNDYAEKKELPIQADLVFRKEEHDFFYLVMGRGYFLPQRIGRGRWCTQRLKLFPQNERLKEIQPSHMLVGTRLDESQTRRESMEKWSADDEFNARMGEHAQISTITTFMPIANWSVEDVWAYLTLNGLGWSSSVEVRTLYKDATGECGFSNPKGVEKNTVEACGARFGCWTCPVVMKDQSTEKMSETYEWMQPLAEWRKLQLMVFGDYIPKRPEGMTKKERGTQLRKWEAIMADVKLITKSGHKRNGNIMKDKHTGEHRLDQGTITVEARKYLFDKLMETEQLVNRMRELENLPPLELVREETKELIKEQWEHDEKEAPWLVSNESGRSIKELDEILDM